One region of Flavobacterium pisciphilum genomic DNA includes:
- a CDS encoding outer membrane beta-barrel protein, protein MKNTYTICIMLLFILKISAQQESFTFGISAGTNWSSLTGKDIESLSSDGAAKSAIGQTIGITLDNKTATYFGFKHELFYSRRSTTITIDDGVNPEFDSWFKRQYIDLFPVSPTLYYKGIEVYAGPYLGLLMNASVQRKDENGNTYTDKTIYGTAEATGNYSQKMDAGFVAGLNYGLPNGINIGARYSRGFVPILEDSESKHQLKIYNESFFVTIGYKFNKR, encoded by the coding sequence ATGAAAAATACATATACAATTTGCATCATGCTCCTTTTTATATTAAAAATTAGCGCGCAACAAGAAAGCTTCACATTTGGGATTAGTGCAGGTACAAACTGGTCTTCTTTGACGGGAAAAGACATTGAGAGTCTATCAAGTGATGGTGCTGCCAAAAGTGCGATTGGGCAAACAATAGGGATTACGCTCGATAATAAAACAGCAACTTACTTTGGTTTTAAACACGAGCTTTTTTATAGTCGCCGTAGTACAACTATCACAATTGATGATGGGGTAAATCCAGAATTCGACAGTTGGTTTAAACGTCAGTATATTGATTTATTCCCAGTGAGTCCAACTCTTTATTACAAAGGCATCGAGGTGTATGCAGGGCCGTATTTGGGGCTTTTAATGAACGCTTCGGTACAACGCAAAGATGAAAACGGAAATACATATACCGATAAAACAATTTACGGTACTGCCGAAGCCACAGGTAACTATAGCCAGAAAATGGATGCAGGATTTGTTGCTGGTTTAAACTATGGTTTGCCAAACGGCATCAATATAGGCGCAAGATATAGTAGGGGTTTTGTACCAATACTAGAGGATTCTGAAAGCAAACACCAATTAAAGATTTACAATGAAAGCTTTTTTGTAACAATAGGATATAAATTCAATAAAAGGTAA
- a CDS encoding TolC family protein translates to MIKYIKYKWVILLILLHVSAVSNAQIDTTFTSVKMDYTHFLSLVNKNNLDYAAEKFNVNIAEADIEAAKVFPDPELAIGGSDNGQRRMQMGYSFSTEVSWTLELGGKRKARINVAKSTNELTKALLEDYFRNLRAEATLNYLTSLKQKDIFNVQLNSYTILKNIAVADSIQYKLGNIAEIDARQSKLEANSMLNDVYQSEADWKTALLELGIMVGNQKADTLYSPSGDLAKFDRLFDLNELITAAENNRADLLAALKNKNVSQDLLKLAKANRVIDLGLGLGVESASVVSNAVAPTPSSNAVTAGITIPLKFSNRYKGELKAAEFSMQQADILYKQTELQIQIEVRKAYFNYLTAQKQVRQFNTGLLTDAQKLLDGKIYSYKRGETSLLEVLNAQRTYNETQLNYYETVYNCAAALVELEKSAGIWDINF, encoded by the coding sequence ATGATTAAATATATAAAATACAAATGGGTAATTCTTTTGATACTGCTACATGTTTCGGCAGTATCAAATGCTCAGATTGACACCACATTTACATCAGTAAAAATGGATTACACCCATTTCTTATCCTTAGTAAATAAAAACAATTTAGACTATGCCGCCGAGAAATTTAATGTCAACATCGCCGAAGCAGATATAGAAGCCGCAAAAGTATTCCCTGACCCTGAACTCGCTATAGGAGGCAGTGACAACGGACAGCGAAGAATGCAAATGGGATATTCTTTTTCTACTGAGGTCAGTTGGACATTAGAATTGGGCGGAAAACGAAAAGCGCGAATAAATGTGGCTAAAAGCACTAACGAACTAACGAAAGCCTTGCTAGAAGATTATTTTCGTAACCTACGTGCCGAAGCTACTTTGAATTATTTGACTAGCTTAAAGCAAAAAGACATCTTCAACGTACAACTAAACTCTTACACTATTCTTAAAAACATAGCTGTAGCTGATAGTATTCAGTATAAGTTGGGTAACATCGCCGAAATTGATGCACGTCAAAGCAAGTTAGAAGCCAATTCGATGCTCAATGATGTTTATCAAAGTGAAGCCGATTGGAAAACGGCCTTGTTGGAACTCGGAATCATGGTAGGAAATCAAAAAGCAGATACGTTGTATTCCCCATCAGGAGATTTAGCAAAGTTTGACCGTTTGTTTGATTTAAACGAACTAATTACTGCTGCCGAAAACAATCGAGCCGATTTATTGGCAGCACTTAAAAACAAAAATGTATCGCAAGATCTTTTAAAATTAGCCAAAGCCAATAGGGTGATCGACCTAGGATTAGGCTTGGGAGTAGAGAGTGCATCGGTAGTGAGTAATGCCGTTGCTCCTACTCCTTCATCAAACGCTGTTACGGCTGGCATTACCATTCCTTTAAAATTTTCGAATCGATACAAAGGAGAGCTAAAAGCGGCTGAATTTAGTATGCAACAGGCTGACATTTTATACAAACAAACCGAATTACAAATTCAGATAGAAGTACGAAAAGCATATTTTAATTACCTCACGGCTCAAAAACAAGTACGCCAATTTAATACTGGCTTGCTGACTGATGCACAAAAGCTCCTTGACGGAAAAATATACAGCTATAAGCGTGGAGAAACTAGTTTGCTTGAAGTCTTAAATGCACAACGAACTTATAATGAGACTCAACTTAATTATTATGAAACGGTATACAATTGCGCTGCAGCACTAGTCGAGCTAGAAAAATCAGCAGGTATTTGGGATATTAATTTTTAA